Genomic DNA from Triticum urartu cultivar G1812 unplaced genomic scaffold, Tu2.1 TuUngrouped_contig_5979, whole genome shotgun sequence:
TAGGTGCAGATTCATAGCAGTACATGTAGGCACGTGCATATACTAATTACCACCTCTTGGTAGGAAATTATTTGATGTGCATAGCATCATCTGTATACTCAATTATAGCTAACTACGTATTACACAAGGATTCAGATTAACCGAACAAAACGAATGCTTCTCTTCTAATGGTGGCAGCTAGAGGTGTGCATGTAGCATTATGCATTGACTGATTAGCAGCAATTGGTTAATTAGCTCCCCATTCACTAGGGTAGGGTTTTACCTAACCAATAATGAAACAAGGAAGGAATGACACTGCACATGCACACATAAAACAATGCTCTGCTGGGCGGGGAGCTAGCAGCTAGACGCTGTAAGTATGTGAACATGTGCAGATAGAAGTATATCTGTACTGCTGCACTGTAGAATTGTACATATGGGTACTCAGCGCTAGCAGGTTACAAATTCACAGCAGGACGTGCATGCTTGAATTATTCCATCGGCCTTGCATATGCTGATTTGCATGTGCTGCTTCTTATTATAGTTCCTGTACATGCTACCTCCGGGCCGGAATATGTGTCAGCAGTGGCATATATTGCGAGTGGGTGTAGTATTAGTATATCTGCATGTCAGCATCTACACCGCCCGCTTGGTCTTTGCTTTAACATGTGCACTTCACCACTTATGCTTTAATTTTTACCCATAGGTGCATTTCCTCATTTCACACCATTATTCCTTACATGCAAGCACTGCATATATTTGTCATGGAATAATAATTATTATCATGTGCTAATTGGCCTAGTAGTAAATAATCACTTCTTGTTTATCAACCTGATCTTGATATGATAGTATAATATATGAGAGACATATTCTCTCTCTTTTCTGCAATGCTTGTACCCTACATATATAGGAGTGTGTGTACAAGACAAGATTAGATCATCACTTTGCCCTATCTACTGTCTGCTTGTGACCTGACTTGAAAGAAGAAGCAACCTTGTTCATGGTTGACGAGGAAAACTCCAATGCATGGCAGACTATAGGCGAGGCATCACGAGGCAAACATGAAATGAATATTAGAGATTTGGTTCTAGCGCTGTGGAATATGATTCACATAGATTAGCTAATAAGATCTTAATTTATGAACTATACATGGTAGATTGGTAGTGAAATATATAGCTATATATGTCCTCTTTCGCAAACAAGGCTATTTATTGCCTATATCGTTTgaagattttttttttgaaaaataatttGTTGAAGAAACGTTAACAGATAATTAGTTTGGAACAACGATATTGATGTTTTGTCAATGAATTTGAGTTTCTGCTTCACATTTTGTACACAAAAATCTCAACAGCTCTTTGTTTCCTGATCAAACATCATGCACTATTTACGACTATGAATGATCCATGGAAGCACAAACTTCTCCAAGAAATCAACATTGAGAATTGACAAAATCACATGTATTGATAAGACTGCCCAATTAAGCAAATCACCTGAGATATCAAACATGGGAATCATAGAAGAAACTCTCCAAGTAATCCGAGCATAATCAAATTAAACACTTGATAGGAGGTACAAATTGTAACATGATTTGATTTGAGCTTTTGCAGAGTTCAATCGACatacatatatacacacatatgTAGAGAAACAAGCTTTTGGATTCGGATAAATTGACTAAGGGCAATCAAGAAGAATTAAGCACAAACGAAATAGAGACCGAGGGGAAAAAGAAGAACTGAAGCATGAACACTCACGCACACGATCGAGTTGGAAGTGCAAAATTAGAAGATTAAATCATGCAACTTTGGGAGCAGCAGCTAGCTAGTCCCAAGCCTAAGCTCTAGATCCACTTCTTGCCGGCCTACTCCAAGAAGGAGAGGGCTAGGGCTTGGGGCTGCTTTGGGTACCTTTGTATCACCGTCGTCAGCTCCTTGCATTCCCTCTCTTTCACTTGATGCTGGTGACCACCGCAGGAAGAACGGTAGCGCCACCGCTGGAGGCTGATCGACGACACGCCTGCGCTTCCTCCTTTCCCCCTCATCGCCGCTTTCCGAGGCTTCCTCAGCAGGCATGGAGATGAACACCTTGTTCCTGCTCTCTTTGATGATGCTGGATATATAGGAAGGAGAGGTAGTAGAGGGGCCTATCATGCTGGCCTGCTGATCCTGTGGAGATTTAGGGCGCACTGCCGCCCTATACTGCATCCCTGGCTGAAGGTGCTCATGATGATCATGAGGGCTTGTCGGCTGGGGCTGTGCTTGATGGTCTGGCGGGGAGACGCACTGCCGGAGACGAGCTCGGTCGCGGCGGTGCACGTTCATGTGTCC
This window encodes:
- the LOC125529963 gene encoding uncharacterized protein LOC125529963 — translated: PGPFSRREFRSAQALGGHMNVHRRDRARLRQCVSPPDHQAQPQPTSPHDHHEHLQPGMQYRAAVRPKSPQDQQASMIGPSTTSPSYISSIIKESRNKVFISMPAEEASESGDEGERRKRRRVVDQPPAVALPFFLRWSPASSEREGMQGADDGDTKVPKAAPSPSPLLLGVGRQEVDLELRLGTS